From Streptomyces durmitorensis, a single genomic window includes:
- a CDS encoding diacylglycerol/lipid kinase family protein translates to MRALLVVNPAATTTSARTRDVLIHALASEMKLEAVTTEYRGHARDLGRQAAQSKDIELVVALGGDGTVNEVVNGLLHDGPAPDRLPRLAVVPGGSTNVFARALGLPNDAVEATGALLDALREGSERTVSLGHLSGTPGTEDEAVPGHWFTFAAGFGFDAGVVGRVEQQRERGKRSTHALYLRQVFRQFLDEPHRRHGMITLERAGEDPVTDLVLSIVCNTSPYTYLGNRPMYASPQASFDTGLDVLGLKKLSTTAVARYGTQLLTSTPDRGPHGKHAVTLHDLTDFTLHSKVPLPLQMDGDHLGLRTSVTFTGVRRALRVIV, encoded by the coding sequence ATGCGTGCACTCCTTGTGGTCAACCCAGCGGCAACCACCACCAGCGCGCGCACGCGTGACGTACTGATCCACGCGCTGGCGAGCGAGATGAAACTCGAGGCGGTCACCACCGAGTACCGCGGCCATGCCCGGGACCTCGGCAGACAGGCCGCTCAGAGCAAGGACATCGAGCTGGTCGTCGCCCTCGGCGGGGACGGCACGGTCAACGAGGTCGTCAACGGACTGCTGCACGACGGCCCCGCCCCGGACCGTCTGCCCCGCCTCGCCGTCGTCCCCGGCGGCTCCACCAATGTCTTCGCGCGCGCGCTCGGTCTGCCCAACGACGCCGTGGAGGCGACCGGCGCCCTGCTCGACGCGTTGCGTGAGGGAAGCGAACGGACAGTGAGCCTGGGCCACCTGTCGGGCACCCCCGGCACGGAGGACGAAGCCGTCCCCGGGCACTGGTTCACTTTCGCCGCCGGATTCGGCTTCGACGCCGGAGTGGTGGGCCGGGTCGAACAACAGAGGGAGCGCGGGAAGCGGTCCACCCATGCGCTGTATTTGCGCCAGGTGTTCCGTCAGTTCCTCGACGAGCCGCACCGCAGGCACGGAATGATCACGCTGGAACGGGCCGGCGAGGACCCGGTGACCGACCTCGTGCTCTCCATAGTCTGCAACACCTCTCCCTACACCTACCTGGGCAATCGCCCGATGTACGCGTCCCCGCAGGCCTCCTTCGACACGGGCCTGGACGTGCTCGGTCTGAAGAAGCTCTCCACCACCGCGGTGGCCCGGTACGGGACGCAGCTCCTGACGTCGACGCCCGATCGCGGACCCCACGGCAAGCACGCGGTTACGCTCCATGACCTCACCGACTTCACCTTGCATTCGAAGGTGCCGCTCCCCCTTCAGATGGACGGTGACCACCTGGGGCTGCGCACGAGCGTGACGTTCACAGGCGTACGCCGTGCACTGCGTGTGATTGTGTGA
- a CDS encoding WhiB family transcriptional regulator, whose amino-acid sequence MDWRHNAVCREEDPELFFPIGNTGPALLQIEEAKAVCRRCPVMEQCLQWALESGQDSGVWGGLSEDERRAMKRRAARNRARQASA is encoded by the coding sequence ATGGACTGGCGTCACAACGCCGTTTGCCGCGAGGAAGACCCCGAGCTCTTCTTCCCCATCGGCAACACCGGTCCTGCGCTGCTGCAGATCGAGGAAGCCAAGGCCGTCTGCCGCCGCTGCCCCGTCATGGAGCAGTGCCTGCAGTGGGCGCTCGAGTCCGGCCAGGACTCCGGCGTCTGGGGTGGCCTCAGCGAGGACGAGCGCCGCGCAATGAAGCGTCGCGCCGCTCGCAACCGTGCACGCCAGGCAAGCGCCTGA